The following proteins come from a genomic window of Gordonia westfalica:
- a CDS encoding YbjN domain-containing protein, translated as MSRTEVVDLLEKTLTENEIAYSRKSGGGADVDHVILELPGEQKLKTTVLLTASEHGVRVEAFVCRRPDENHSGVYKYLLKRNRRLYGVAYTIDNTGDIYLVGRISADALGSDELDRVLGQVLEAADGDFNTLLELGFLASIQREWAWRVSRGESLRNLLAFEHLIDKESLPEAGAPLEGRYVPGESVVEGAQTSSDEGPSED; from the coding sequence GTGAGTCGCACCGAGGTCGTCGACCTGCTCGAGAAGACACTGACCGAGAACGAGATCGCCTACTCGCGGAAGAGCGGCGGCGGCGCCGACGTCGACCACGTCATCCTCGAACTCCCCGGTGAGCAGAAACTCAAGACGACGGTGCTGCTCACCGCCAGCGAGCACGGGGTCAGAGTCGAGGCCTTCGTGTGCCGCCGGCCCGACGAAAACCACAGCGGCGTCTACAAATACCTGCTGAAGCGCAATCGTCGGCTGTACGGCGTCGCGTACACCATCGACAACACCGGCGACATCTACCTGGTCGGCCGGATCTCGGCCGACGCGCTCGGCTCCGACGAACTCGACCGCGTCCTCGGGCAGGTCCTCGAGGCCGCCGACGGAGACTTCAACACCCTGCTCGAACTCGGCTTCCTCGCCTCGATCCAGCGCGAATGGGCTTGGCGCGTCTCGCGTGGCGAATCCCTGCGCAATCTCCTGGCCTTCGAGCACCTCATCGACAAGGAATCCCTCCCCGAGGCGGGTGCGCCGCTCGAAGGGCGTTATGTCCCAGGCGAATCCGTTGTCGAAGGTGCCCAGACCTCAAGCGACGAGGGCCCGTCCGAGGACTGA
- the mshA gene encoding D-inositol-3-phosphate glycosyltransferase, with protein MTSSPLPRRVALISVHTSPLAQPGTGDAGGMNVYVWQTAIRLARRGIEVEIFTRATSSADAPSVAAAPGVTVRNVVAGPFEGLDKRDLPAQLCAFTAGVLRAEAAQAPGHYDVIHSHYWLSGQVGWLARDRWGVPLVHTAHTLAAVKNAALAEGDTAEPQLRVIGEQQVVGEADRLVANTGTEAAELLSMYDADADRIDVVTPGADLECYTPGSSAQARSILGLDPDETIVTFVGRIQPLKAPDLLVSAIAPLISDAVGSGRRLRLLIVGGPSGSGLQRPTALMDQVAELGISDSVTFLPPQPSDRLVQVYRASDVVAVPSHSESFGLVAIEAQACGTPVIAANVGGLGVAVDDGRTGVLVNGHAVGDWTNALEKLLAQPDRFAELGRNARRHAEKFSWEHTVDQLIESYGRAMQSFAAQTGASQSPGGPARVRRRWRRRRNRVTV; from the coding sequence ATGACCTCCAGCCCGTTGCCGCGGCGTGTTGCGCTGATCTCCGTGCACACCTCGCCGTTGGCGCAGCCGGGCACCGGCGACGCGGGCGGGATGAACGTCTACGTCTGGCAGACGGCGATCCGGCTGGCGCGGCGCGGCATCGAGGTCGAGATCTTCACCCGGGCGACGTCGTCGGCCGACGCACCCTCCGTCGCGGCAGCGCCGGGTGTGACCGTCCGCAACGTGGTCGCCGGGCCGTTCGAGGGTCTGGACAAACGCGACCTCCCCGCCCAGCTGTGCGCTTTCACCGCGGGAGTGTTGCGCGCCGAGGCGGCGCAGGCCCCGGGGCACTATGACGTGATCCACTCGCACTACTGGCTGTCGGGGCAGGTCGGCTGGTTGGCGCGCGACCGGTGGGGCGTGCCACTCGTGCACACCGCCCACACGCTCGCCGCGGTGAAGAACGCGGCACTTGCCGAAGGCGACACCGCCGAACCGCAGTTGCGCGTCATCGGCGAGCAGCAGGTGGTGGGTGAAGCCGACCGCCTCGTCGCGAACACCGGAACCGAAGCGGCAGAACTGCTCTCGATGTACGACGCCGACGCCGACCGCATCGACGTGGTGACCCCGGGCGCCGACCTGGAGTGCTACACGCCCGGGTCGTCGGCCCAGGCACGGTCGATTCTCGGTCTCGATCCTGATGAGACGATCGTGACGTTCGTGGGCCGAATCCAGCCGCTCAAGGCGCCCGACCTCCTGGTCTCGGCGATTGCGCCGCTGATCTCCGACGCCGTCGGGTCCGGACGCAGGCTGCGACTCCTGATCGTCGGCGGGCCGTCGGGCTCGGGGCTGCAACGGCCGACCGCCTTGATGGATCAGGTCGCCGAGCTGGGGATCTCCGATTCCGTGACCTTCCTGCCGCCGCAGCCGTCGGACCGCCTGGTCCAGGTGTACCGTGCGTCGGATGTGGTCGCCGTGCCGAGTCATTCGGAGAGCTTCGGGCTGGTGGCCATCGAGGCGCAGGCGTGCGGGACGCCGGTGATCGCCGCCAACGTAGGCGGCCTCGGTGTGGCCGTCGACGACGGGCGGACGGGTGTGCTGGTCAACGGTCACGCGGTCGGCGACTGGACCAATGCGCTGGAAAAGCTTCTTGCGCAACCCGATCGGTTCGCAGAACTCGGCCGCAACGCACGCCGCCACGCCGAGAAGTTCTCCTGGGAGCACACCGTGGACCAGCTGATCGAGAGTTATGGGCGCGCGATGCAGTCGTTCGCCGCGCAGACGGGCGCGTCCCAGTCTCCGGGCGGTCCCGCACGAGTACGCCGACGCTGGCGTCGGCGGCGTAACCGGGTGACCGTCTGA
- a CDS encoding metal ABC transporter solute-binding protein, Zn/Mn family, which translates to MRKTLLAAAGALSAAALVLAGCSSNSGDGDGTPTVVTSTNVWGSVAAAVAGDKATVTALYTNADGDPHEFEPSAADTATIADADILVMNGGHYDAYMEQAAKSSGATVVDAFALAGSDDHDADDHGDHADHDGAGHNHGTENEHVFYDLPVVAEVADKVADALAEQDPENAEAYRANAATFTTGIDGLRSELAGIRKAHDGTKVAQTEPLAGYLLTEAGLIDAAPAGFTQAVEEGQSPSAADRAAMQDLLASRGVAVLIYNVQAIDPVTGAMLDVAKSSRVPVVEFTETLPNGVTDYLVWQRGQIDALAAALDSEKK; encoded by the coding sequence ATGAGGAAAACGCTTCTTGCCGCGGCCGGAGCCCTGTCCGCGGCCGCACTGGTGCTGGCCGGCTGCTCGAGCAACTCCGGCGACGGCGACGGCACCCCGACCGTGGTGACGTCGACCAACGTCTGGGGCTCGGTCGCCGCCGCGGTCGCCGGCGACAAGGCGACCGTCACCGCCCTCTACACCAACGCCGACGGCGATCCCCACGAGTTCGAACCGTCCGCCGCCGACACCGCGACCATCGCCGACGCCGACATCCTCGTGATGAACGGCGGCCACTACGACGCCTACATGGAGCAGGCCGCGAAGTCCTCGGGCGCCACCGTCGTCGACGCCTTCGCCCTCGCCGGCAGCGATGACCACGACGCGGACGACCACGGCGATCACGCGGACCACGACGGCGCGGGTCACAACCACGGAACCGAGAACGAGCACGTCTTCTACGACCTGCCCGTGGTCGCGGAGGTCGCCGACAAGGTCGCCGATGCTCTGGCCGAGCAGGACCCCGAGAACGCCGAGGCCTACCGCGCGAACGCCGCGACTTTCACCACCGGCATCGACGGCCTGCGATCCGAACTCGCCGGTATCCGGAAGGCGCACGACGGCACGAAGGTCGCCCAGACCGAGCCCCTCGCGGGTTACCTGCTCACCGAGGCCGGCCTCATCGACGCCGCTCCCGCCGGGTTCACCCAGGCCGTCGAAGAGGGCCAGTCACCGTCGGCCGCAGACCGCGCGGCGATGCAGGATCTCCTCGCCTCCCGCGGCGTCGCCGTCCTGATCTACAACGTGCAGGCCATCGACCCGGTGACCGGGGCGATGCTCGACGTCGCGAAGTCCTCGAGGGTGCCCGTCGTCGAGTTCACCGAGACCCTGCCGAACGGCGTCACCGACTACCTGGTCTGGCAGCGCGGACAGATCGACGCGCTCGCCGCCGCCCTCGACTCCGAGAAGAAGTGA
- a CDS encoding metal ABC transporter ATP-binding protein has product MASGSAPVVTFSGARLGFGDRVLWDDLDLTIEPGEFVAVLGPNGSGKTSFLRVLLRQYPLDRGTVETTDAIGYIPQQHADEADPMALRGRDLVGFGVDGGRWGLGLRGRSRRRELVDQALAAVDSLPYADAPLGVLSGGEQQRLRVAQAVVSDPELLLCDEPLASLDPTNQQVVVDLIDQRRRRAGTAVVFVTHEINPILPYVDRVLYLVGGRFRIGTPDEVMTTETLSELYGSDVEVLRVNGRLIVIGGEDAHHCVDAEAGSQSA; this is encoded by the coding sequence ATGGCGTCGGGATCCGCCCCCGTGGTCACCTTCTCAGGCGCACGGCTCGGCTTCGGCGACCGCGTACTCTGGGACGACCTCGACCTGACGATCGAGCCCGGCGAGTTCGTCGCCGTCCTCGGCCCCAACGGGTCCGGGAAGACATCCTTCCTCCGTGTCCTGCTGCGTCAGTACCCCCTCGACCGCGGCACCGTCGAGACCACCGACGCCATCGGCTACATCCCGCAGCAGCACGCCGACGAGGCCGACCCGATGGCCCTCCGGGGCCGGGACCTGGTCGGGTTCGGCGTCGACGGCGGCCGGTGGGGACTCGGCCTGCGCGGCCGGTCGCGGCGTCGCGAACTCGTCGACCAGGCGCTCGCCGCAGTGGATTCCCTCCCCTACGCCGACGCCCCGCTCGGGGTCCTCAGCGGCGGCGAACAGCAGCGGCTGCGTGTGGCCCAGGCGGTCGTGAGCGACCCCGAACTCCTGCTGTGCGACGAACCGCTGGCGAGCCTCGATCCCACCAATCAGCAGGTTGTCGTCGACCTCATCGACCAGCGCCGGCGACGCGCCGGGACCGCGGTCGTGTTCGTCACCCACGAGATCAACCCGATCCTCCCCTACGTCGACCGCGTGCTCTATCTGGTCGGCGGGCGATTCCGCATCGGCACACCCGACGAGGTGATGACCACCGAGACGCTCAGCGAGCTGTATGGCAGCGACGTCGAGGTCCTCCGGGTCAACGGCCGTCTCATCGTGATCGGCGGTGAGGACGCACACCACTGCGTCGACGCAGAGGCGGGGAGTCAGTCCGCATGA
- a CDS encoding metal ABC transporter permease — MSVTPLAAERQFSDLWDFSTTIDLLGYDFMQQALLAMVLLGLVGGLLGPLIVARQMSFAVHGCSELSVTGAAAALLAGFSVNLGGVIGAVLAAAVFGILGNKARERDSVIGVVMAFGLGIGVLFLALYGRIGTGFALLTGQVVSVGLDGLVAIAITAAIVVAVLAVIYRPLLFASTDPRVAQAHGVPVRTLSVVFAVIMGLACAQGVQIIGALLVMSLLITPGAAAARVTANPMRALVLSVVFAEIAAVGGLLMSLAPKLPVSVFVTIISFVIYVVCRIIGSRRVHVTR; from the coding sequence ATGAGCGTGACTCCGCTGGCCGCCGAACGTCAGTTCAGCGACCTCTGGGACTTCTCGACGACCATCGACCTGCTGGGCTACGACTTCATGCAGCAGGCGCTGCTGGCGATGGTGCTGCTGGGCCTGGTCGGCGGCCTGTTGGGCCCGCTGATCGTCGCGCGCCAGATGTCGTTCGCGGTCCACGGCTGCAGCGAGCTGTCGGTGACGGGCGCGGCCGCCGCCCTGCTCGCGGGGTTCAGCGTCAATCTCGGCGGCGTGATCGGCGCGGTCCTCGCCGCGGCGGTCTTCGGCATCCTCGGCAACAAGGCCCGCGAACGCGATTCGGTGATCGGTGTCGTGATGGCCTTCGGCCTGGGGATCGGTGTCCTGTTCCTCGCCCTCTACGGCCGGATCGGCACCGGCTTCGCGCTGCTGACCGGGCAGGTCGTCAGCGTCGGACTCGACGGCCTGGTCGCGATCGCGATCACGGCGGCGATCGTCGTCGCGGTCCTGGCGGTGATCTACCGGCCGCTGCTGTTCGCGTCGACCGATCCGCGGGTGGCGCAGGCGCACGGCGTGCCGGTGCGCACGCTGTCGGTGGTCTTCGCCGTCATCATGGGCCTCGCCTGTGCTCAGGGAGTGCAGATCATCGGCGCCCTGCTGGTGATGTCCCTGCTGATCACCCCGGGTGCGGCTGCCGCGCGGGTGACCGCCAACCCGATGCGGGCGCTGGTGTTGTCTGTCGTGTTCGCCGAGATCGCCGCGGTCGGCGGGTTGCTGATGTCGCTCGCGCCGAAGCTCCCGGTCTCGGTGTTCGTCACGATCATCTCGTTCGTGATCTACGTCGTCTGCCGGATCATCGGCTCACGTCGCGTGCACGTCACGCGGTAG
- a CDS encoding DUF2599 domain-containing protein, with protein MRTSPVGGRTARIFAAAGAGCVVTSLFLVACGSEPHGTVSSTVAGPSTTEVIADSAPTSASRGSSVLPTTPTVIYRPPFIERVEWTETEVGPSLSVFPTTSGRYTQDPTGMAAAWAEVVALDPSADTPGMQAQFDCHWRFARIIEPEKPSWNLEPGRPVVAEEDMIGARCNPGFAEEY; from the coding sequence ATGAGGACGAGTCCGGTCGGGGGAAGAACGGCGCGAATATTCGCCGCGGCGGGCGCCGGGTGCGTTGTGACCTCGCTGTTCCTGGTGGCCTGCGGCTCGGAACCCCACGGCACCGTTTCGTCCACCGTCGCCGGCCCGTCGACGACCGAGGTGATCGCGGATTCTGCGCCGACGAGCGCGAGCAGGGGTTCCTCGGTCTTGCCGACCACGCCGACGGTGATCTATCGGCCGCCCTTCATCGAACGCGTCGAGTGGACGGAGACGGAGGTGGGGCCAAGCCTCTCGGTCTTCCCGACCACGTCGGGCCGGTACACGCAGGACCCGACCGGCATGGCCGCCGCGTGGGCCGAGGTCGTCGCACTCGACCCGTCCGCCGACACCCCCGGTATGCAGGCACAGTTCGACTGCCACTGGCGATTCGCGCGGATCATCGAGCCCGAGAAGCCGAGCTGGAACCTGGAACCCGGACGGCCCGTCGTCGCCGAGGAGGACATGATCGGCGCCCGCTGCAATCCGGGCTTCGCCGAGGAGTACTAG
- a CDS encoding beta-mannosidase: MRIRSSSLARTLGLAVVVVALLLGVSACGRGPEPDAQSTQTRVRATPEGLTLDGKPWWPVGFNAYQLGTDWSVNAGCGAEVDLDAYFGALPPRALTRFDLYSSFAFDKHTGLLNFGPLDRVFEAAARHEQLVLPVLAGGSGDCEDGRFKERDFYVDGWLSKTALSQTSGDQLTYAGWIETAVSRWHDEPSVVGWELVGEPEPGICGKTCDWRRRVCPADATAVLRKFFDRAGAHLRSFDHSRPIFSGLVGGDQCGIARDSYLEVGDSSGIDVLDFHDYSSATDPAPGPQGSDLRTRADQSRRLGKPLVVNEIGIKAGSCLSVDTRARQFDAAISRRRDAGAAGALLWSFVPDPRTSGCTYDIGPHDPAWDVVRARVS, from the coding sequence ATGAGAATCCGGTCGTCGTCGCTCGCGCGGACGCTCGGTCTCGCCGTCGTGGTCGTCGCACTGCTGCTCGGCGTGAGCGCCTGCGGCCGCGGTCCCGAACCCGATGCCCAGTCGACCCAAACCCGCGTACGGGCCACTCCGGAGGGCCTGACGCTCGACGGGAAACCCTGGTGGCCGGTCGGTTTCAACGCCTACCAGCTGGGCACCGATTGGTCGGTGAACGCCGGTTGCGGCGCCGAGGTCGATCTGGACGCCTATTTCGGTGCGCTCCCGCCGCGCGCCCTGACACGGTTCGATCTCTACTCGTCCTTCGCCTTCGACAAACACACCGGACTGTTGAACTTCGGACCGCTGGACCGGGTCTTCGAAGCGGCCGCACGCCACGAGCAACTGGTGCTGCCGGTGCTGGCGGGCGGCTCGGGGGACTGCGAGGACGGCCGGTTCAAGGAGCGGGACTTCTATGTGGACGGGTGGCTCTCGAAGACCGCTCTCTCGCAGACCTCCGGCGATCAACTGACCTATGCCGGTTGGATCGAGACCGCGGTGTCCCGCTGGCACGACGAACCGTCCGTCGTCGGATGGGAACTCGTCGGCGAACCCGAGCCCGGCATCTGCGGGAAGACCTGCGACTGGAGGCGTCGCGTGTGTCCCGCCGACGCCACTGCCGTGTTGCGCAAGTTCTTCGACCGGGCCGGAGCCCATCTGCGATCTTTCGACCACTCGCGCCCGATCTTCTCCGGACTCGTCGGCGGCGACCAGTGCGGGATCGCCCGGGACAGCTACCTCGAGGTCGGCGACTCCAGCGGGATCGACGTCCTCGACTTCCACGACTACAGCTCCGCGACCGACCCTGCTCCCGGGCCGCAGGGCAGCGACCTGCGCACTCGGGCGGACCAGTCCCGACGGCTCGGCAAACCGTTGGTGGTCAACGAGATCGGCATCAAGGCCGGATCATGCCTGTCGGTGGACACCCGCGCACGGCAGTTCGACGCCGCGATATCCCGTCGGCGCGACGCCGGCGCCGCGGGCGCACTGCTCTGGTCATTCGTGCCCGACCCCCGCACCTCCGGGTGCACCTACGACATCGGCCCCCACGACCCGGCGTGGGATGTGGTGCGCGCGAGGGTCTCCTAA
- a CDS encoding glycosyltransferase encodes MSRNRIDAPGIARSTRPTRPVRELLVDEEYRAEALQDAVNRLRDADEDMSASVPFNRTQKIIGFTIVGVVAILLVFFPVGTFATLISVATIGYVVTIADRVVIFRRGLVNGAIRVSDEQARSIPDSELPFYTVFVPAYGEPEVVGDLVAAMETIEYPREKLQVLLLLEEDDEPTIEAARDVEKTGIVTVVLTPPAQPRTKPKACNYGMHFATGDIVTIFDAEDKPEPLQLRRAVYVLNNTDDESVVCVQGELSFHNVRENLLTEWFTADYGIWFGFLLPGMMVSRAPIPLGGTSNHFKRDVLDKIGAWDPFNVTEDADLGVRIADHGYRTVVLDSVTMEEANVDAINWVRQRSRWYKGYMQTWLVHMRHPVKLWEILGPVAFARFTLLIAGTPVIACLNMVFWLILALWIGGQPPIVAELFPGPIYYLALASMILGNGAAIYMNLIAIREDDRSELLVSALLIPLYWLMMSVAAIKGMWQILVNPSYWEKTYHGLSTSHGDSTSHGDSAGDGDSAGDGDTADTRTEAGEAT; translated from the coding sequence ATGAGCCGCAACCGCATCGATGCACCGGGGATCGCCCGGAGCACACGTCCGACCCGGCCGGTGCGTGAACTGCTCGTCGACGAGGAGTACCGCGCGGAGGCTCTGCAGGACGCGGTGAACCGCCTGCGTGACGCCGACGAGGACATGTCGGCGTCGGTGCCGTTCAACCGAACCCAGAAGATCATCGGGTTCACGATCGTCGGCGTCGTCGCGATCCTGCTGGTGTTCTTCCCGGTCGGCACGTTCGCAACGCTCATCTCCGTCGCCACGATCGGGTACGTCGTCACGATCGCCGACCGGGTGGTGATCTTCCGGCGCGGGCTGGTCAACGGCGCCATCCGGGTCTCCGATGAGCAGGCCCGCTCGATACCCGACTCGGAGTTGCCGTTCTACACCGTCTTCGTCCCCGCCTACGGAGAACCCGAGGTGGTCGGCGACCTCGTGGCCGCGATGGAGACCATCGAGTACCCGCGCGAGAAATTGCAGGTGCTGCTGCTCCTCGAGGAGGACGACGAACCGACGATCGAGGCGGCTCGCGACGTCGAGAAGACCGGGATCGTGACCGTGGTCCTGACCCCGCCGGCCCAGCCGCGGACCAAGCCGAAGGCATGCAACTACGGGATGCACTTCGCGACCGGCGACATCGTCACCATCTTCGACGCGGAGGACAAGCCCGAGCCGCTGCAGCTACGACGTGCCGTGTACGTGCTCAACAACACCGACGACGAGTCGGTCGTCTGTGTCCAGGGCGAGTTGAGCTTCCACAACGTGCGCGAGAACCTTCTCACCGAGTGGTTCACCGCCGACTACGGGATCTGGTTCGGTTTCCTGTTGCCCGGCATGATGGTCAGCCGCGCGCCGATCCCGTTGGGCGGCACGTCGAACCACTTCAAGCGTGATGTCCTCGACAAGATCGGGGCGTGGGATCCCTTCAACGTCACCGAGGACGCCGACCTCGGCGTGCGCATCGCCGATCACGGCTACCGCACCGTCGTGCTGGATTCGGTGACCATGGAAGAGGCCAACGTCGACGCCATCAACTGGGTGCGGCAACGATCCCGTTGGTACAAGGGCTACATGCAGACGTGGCTCGTCCACATGCGGCACCCGGTCAAGCTGTGGGAGATCCTCGGACCGGTCGCCTTCGCACGATTCACGCTGCTCATCGCCGGCACCCCGGTGATCGCCTGCCTGAACATGGTGTTCTGGCTGATCCTGGCGTTGTGGATCGGCGGCCAGCCGCCGATCGTCGCCGAGCTGTTCCCGGGGCCGATCTACTACCTGGCGCTGGCGTCGATGATCCTCGGCAACGGCGCCGCGATCTACATGAACCTGATCGCGATCCGTGAGGACGACCGGAGTGAACTGCTGGTCTCGGCGTTGCTGATCCCGCTGTACTGGCTGATGATGAGCGTCGCCGCCATCAAGGGTATGTGGCAGATCCTGGTCAATCCGTCGTATTGGGAGAAGACCTACCACGGCCTGTCGACGAGCCACGGGGATTCGACGAGCCATGGGGATTCGGCGGGTGACGGGGATTCGGCGGGTGACGGGGACACGGCCGACACCAGAACCGAAGCCGGAGAGGCGACATGA
- a CDS encoding alpha/beta fold hydrolase: protein MRPVHVGDRIDGGTYVDVAGQTLWHFSDGNPQGAPTVLLHGIFASAASWGAQVPDFLDAGLRLFLPERPGHGHSPDVDGDFTCASIVARTIAYLESVVGRPANLVGWADGAAIALVVARDRPDLVNRLVYVGGYLNSGGRQTDRFVELVLNRNPTTVEYLRTHHDATSPDGPEHFSVVYDKTIRMLSTEPDYAVADFADVRAPTLVVVADRGLVRMEHALDIVRTLPNARLAVLPGTHILPVEAPELFNPLVLSFLAADPPTEWLPE from the coding sequence ATGCGCCCAGTCCACGTCGGTGACCGGATCGACGGCGGAACGTATGTGGATGTCGCCGGCCAGACGCTCTGGCATTTCTCCGACGGGAACCCGCAGGGCGCGCCGACGGTGCTCTTGCACGGCATCTTCGCGTCGGCCGCGTCCTGGGGCGCGCAGGTCCCCGATTTCCTCGACGCCGGACTGCGACTGTTCCTACCCGAACGTCCCGGACACGGTCACAGTCCCGATGTGGACGGCGATTTCACCTGTGCCTCGATCGTCGCGCGCACGATCGCCTACCTCGAGTCCGTCGTCGGGCGGCCGGCGAACCTCGTCGGTTGGGCCGACGGCGCGGCGATCGCGCTCGTCGTCGCGCGCGACCGGCCCGACCTGGTCAACCGGCTCGTATACGTCGGCGGCTATCTGAACAGCGGTGGGCGCCAGACCGATCGGTTCGTCGAACTGGTGTTGAACCGGAACCCGACCACCGTCGAGTACCTGCGTACCCACCACGACGCGACGTCTCCCGATGGGCCGGAACACTTCTCGGTGGTCTACGACAAGACGATCCGCATGCTGTCCACCGAACCCGACTATGCGGTGGCCGATTTCGCCGATGTCCGCGCCCCGACCCTGGTGGTGGTCGCAGATCGCGGACTGGTCCGGATGGAGCACGCCCTCGACATCGTCCGGACCCTGCCGAACGCGCGCCTCGCCGTCTTACCCGGGACGCACATCCTGCCCGTGGAGGCCCCGGAGCTGTTCAATCCGCTGGTCCTGTCGTTCCTGGCGGCGGATCCGCCCACCGAGTGGTTACCGGAGTGA
- a CDS encoding carboxylesterase/lipase family protein, whose protein sequence is MALLDTKVTTVNGVVGGARGKRLRRGTISWRGIPFAAPPVAHRRFRAPEPAPDWPGVRDCTRLAKAAIQEKRFTAVAPGRFAPMAEDCLTLNVFSPDVASSRPRPVMVFIHGGAFILGTAATPLYDGAFLARAQDVVVVTIQYRFGPFGFLDLSQFATDDRPFDANAGLRDQIAALRWVQENIAAFGGDPANVTVFGESAGGSSVLSLLSAPEAGGLFHHAIAQSPAPELVVEQDEAGVYADEFVRILRDPQRRSTTMERTEEPIDPAEAQRLLTTPNPALLLEAGNRLMRFAAKSGGGAIPFAPVVDGDLLPLSPLATAAAGRTIPVPLVVGSNKDEGKLFAKLWNVLPDSERMLMRVEDEEVRREIASHYENGDRDRIRLAGDSIFWAPMSAFADGHSKVAPTYVYRYDYRTKVLDVTGFGATHATELFTVFGAYRAPMGAGLAVADWPGTRRVTDSMQGRWGGFARTGDPGLGWPAYTTAERKVLVINDPDRVVADPDTLRRQAWYRVHAPSEA, encoded by the coding sequence ATGGCACTGCTCGACACCAAGGTCACCACGGTCAACGGCGTCGTCGGAGGCGCCCGGGGGAAGCGGCTGCGCCGCGGCACGATCAGCTGGCGGGGAATCCCGTTCGCCGCGCCCCCGGTGGCCCACCGCCGCTTCCGCGCACCCGAACCCGCACCCGACTGGCCCGGCGTGCGCGACTGCACCAGGCTCGCCAAGGCCGCCATCCAGGAGAAGCGGTTCACCGCCGTCGCTCCCGGCAGGTTCGCGCCGATGGCCGAGGACTGCCTGACGCTCAACGTGTTCTCGCCGGACGTGGCGTCGTCGCGGCCGCGGCCGGTGATGGTCTTCATCCACGGCGGTGCGTTCATCCTCGGAACCGCCGCGACACCGCTCTACGACGGCGCGTTCCTGGCCCGTGCCCAGGACGTCGTGGTGGTGACGATCCAATACCGCTTCGGCCCGTTCGGCTTCCTCGATCTCTCGCAGTTCGCCACGGACGACCGGCCGTTCGACGCCAACGCCGGCCTGCGCGACCAGATCGCCGCGCTGCGCTGGGTGCAGGAGAACATCGCGGCGTTCGGCGGCGACCCCGCCAACGTGACCGTCTTCGGTGAGAGCGCCGGCGGGTCGTCGGTGCTCTCACTGCTGTCCGCGCCCGAGGCGGGTGGTCTGTTCCACCACGCCATCGCCCAGAGCCCGGCTCCCGAACTGGTTGTCGAACAGGACGAGGCCGGCGTCTACGCCGACGAGTTCGTGCGAATCCTGCGTGATCCGCAGCGCCGGAGCACCACGATGGAGCGGACCGAGGAGCCGATCGATCCGGCCGAGGCGCAACGTCTGCTCACCACACCCAACCCGGCGCTGCTGCTCGAGGCGGGTAACCGCCTCATGCGCTTCGCGGCGAAGTCGGGCGGCGGCGCCATCCCGTTCGCGCCGGTCGTCGACGGGGATCTCCTGCCGCTCTCGCCTCTCGCCACAGCGGCCGCCGGGCGGACGATACCGGTGCCGTTGGTGGTCGGCAGCAACAAGGACGAGGGGAAACTCTTCGCGAAACTGTGGAACGTCCTACCCGATTCCGAACGCATGTTGATGCGAGTCGAGGACGAGGAGGTCCGCCGCGAGATCGCCTCCCACTATGAGAACGGCGACCGCGATCGCATCCGCCTGGCCGGCGACTCGATCTTCTGGGCGCCGATGAGTGCATTCGCCGACGGGCACTCCAAGGTCGCGCCGACCTACGTGTACCGCTACGACTATCGGACGAAGGTGCTGGACGTCACGGGATTCGGAGCGACACACGCGACGGAACTGTTCACCGTGTTCGGTGCCTACCGCGCACCCATGGGCGCGGGCCTTGCCGTCGCAGACTGGCCGGGCACGCGTCGCGTCACCGACAGCATGCAGGGCCGCTGGGGTGGTTTCGCCCGTACCGGTGATCCCGGTCTGGGCTGGCCCGCCTACACCACCGCCGAGCGGAAGGTCCTGGTCATCAACGACCCCGACCGCGTCGTCGCCGACCCGGACACCCTGCGCCGGCAGGCGTGGTACCGGGTGCACGCGCCGTCCGAGGCCTGA